One window of Chamaesiphon minutus PCC 6605 genomic DNA carries:
- a CDS encoding KTSC domain-containing protein, which translates to MKLSKIDLSSLKAIAHDDDGLKLIIEREDEIEYIEIPAPLAAYEGLQLLDRIIASTPAMLGTSGYANEPCEEHIEMLPAHSTMAAQVGYDYEREILQIEFNSGAVYQYSEVEPELWEDLQSTDSIGSFYNQEIKGYYPSARIE; encoded by the coding sequence ATGAAGCTAAGTAAAATCGATTTAAGCAGCTTGAAAGCGATCGCGCACGATGATGATGGACTCAAGCTAATAATCGAACGCGAAGATGAGATCGAGTATATCGAAATTCCCGCTCCATTAGCCGCGTATGAAGGCTTGCAACTACTCGATCGAATTATTGCATCTACACCCGCAATGCTCGGAACGAGCGGCTACGCCAACGAGCCGTGCGAAGAACACATTGAGATGTTGCCAGCCCATTCGACGATGGCGGCGCAAGTCGGCTACGATTACGAGCGGGAGATTTTGCAGATCGAGTTTAATAGTGGCGCAGTGTACCAGTATTCAGAAGTAGAACCGGAACTTTGGGAAGATTTGCAATCAACAGACTCGATCGGCAGCTTTTATAACCAAGAAATTAAAGGCTATTATCCATCGGCTAGAATCGAGTAA
- the lepB gene encoding signal peptidase I: protein MDREQPKSEPESQSEANLTPPKADNPWIETIKTIGLSAVLAFGIRSFVAEARYIPSGSMLPTLQIDDRLIIDKISYRFSDPVRGDIVVFNPTAQLEKEKFKDAFIKRVIGVPGDRVDIKGGKVYINGKLLRENYIEEAPNYNWSSTSLTPDGIVPKGNYLVLGDNRNNSYDSYFWGFVPKDKIVGKATVRFWPIERVGGIDSQPEYTK, encoded by the coding sequence ATGGATCGCGAACAACCTAAATCTGAGCCTGAATCTCAATCGGAAGCTAATCTGACACCTCCAAAAGCCGACAATCCGTGGATAGAGACAATCAAAACCATCGGCTTGAGTGCTGTACTGGCGTTTGGGATTCGGAGCTTTGTAGCTGAAGCGCGTTATATCCCTTCGGGTTCGATGCTACCGACATTACAAATTGACGATCGCTTGATTATCGATAAAATTAGTTATCGCTTTTCCGATCCCGTTCGTGGCGATATCGTTGTTTTCAATCCTACCGCCCAACTAGAAAAAGAAAAATTTAAGGATGCTTTTATCAAACGGGTAATCGGCGTACCTGGCGATCGAGTCGATATCAAAGGTGGTAAGGTCTACATCAATGGCAAATTATTACGTGAAAATTATATCGAGGAAGCTCCTAATTACAATTGGAGCAGCACGTCATTAACTCCTGATGGCATTGTGCCTAAAGGCAATTATTTAGTTTTGGGTGACAATCGCAATAATAGCTACGATAGTTACTTTTGGGGCTTCGTCCCTAAGGATAAAATTGTGGGCAAAGCGACAGTCAGATTTTGGCCGATCGAGCGAGTAGGCGGGATCGATTCTCAGCCTGAATATACAAAGTAG